The DNA window AGCTAATAACTTCATAAACCTTACCTAAAAATATACTTCGTACCGacataaaatagaactatAAATTCTCTTTTCAACGTTTTACACGAAAATCAAACTACCATCATGTACAGAATTAAGCATTAAAGAACGAAAAAATTGGGAaacagacgaagtcgcggaggtagtttgacataaaattagataattttcTTGTCTATAACGTTTCATCCGCTTTATTCCAGTAAAAGAtgctgtaaataaaataatgacaatCCTGAAATGATATTACCTATATACTGTCCGTACTGCGCATACGCTCTGAACACGGTGGGTATACTGGGCAGATGGCCGCACTGCTGCAGGCGACGTATCGCGCGCAGACAACTCACCGTCACCGTGTTCTTGTAACATGGCAACACCTTCTCCAAGTTCAACATACGTGTTATCTCTTCTAATACTAACTTTGTGTCCGCTGATAGTGAGTCCGCTGTTATTGGAGCACCCTGTATGTGCAATTACTTTTCAAAACTAATTCCCAATACCATAACTTAATAACACTCCGgtgaataaaaatcaaatgatCTCACTTGTGTAacaatgtagtttttttatgaacaaTAGCCTACCGAAATTTTGTTTGCTAGCCTCATTCAATACGTAGTTTTGTCccatttttatagtaaagcAACTAATTACTACTTTCACTTActgatttttaatgattttaaaacattccgCGTCTGATTGCTTACACAAATAACCTTATTGTATactaaacaaacataatattattgataaattCCACgcagaatgttttaaaattataaaaaatcacaatcAGTAAGTGAAAGTAGTAATTagttcatcatcagctcactatacatccacACCGAGGGGCTCAGAGTCTActccaagttaggggtgaccaggccatagtcaaccacactggcccagtgcgggttggttgacttcacatatatcattgaatttcttctcagatatgtgcaggttgcatcacgatgttttccttcaccgtaagaacatcggataaatgtacatatgtaaatcgaaaaacacattggtacatggcgggattcgaacccaggacctgcagattgcaagacaagtgcttaacccctgagccaccgacgctctaattAGTtgctttactttaaaaatgggACCAAACTATGTATTGAATGAGGCTAGCAAACAAAATTTCGGTAGGCTattgttcataaaaaaaaactacattgtTACACTTGTCAAAATCAGTTTAGCATAGATTTTAGGAGCCATTTCAATACTTCCACATCGTTAtataaatacagtcgaacctgcaTAAACTAGAGTTCTAGGggccgcgatatttttctcttttatagaggtttctcctgaacccgagtttctcggtTATCGAGAACGTCTATGGGAATTGGACAATGACTCGCTTATAGAAGTTACTCACTTATCCAAGTTCGACTGTACATTTAAACCCAACTGATTACTTCTTACATGAATCTTATTAGCAAAGTATGGAAATAACCACAtatcaaaaatttttaaacaattaaaaattaagaactGCGTTAAAAATCgatcttataatttaaaaatgtaatagtaGAAGAcatcaaaaagaaaattacataacaacctatataatataaagcctgatttaatttaatatttaaaattctcacTTACAGGTTGCAGCACAGAAATGACAGGCGTTATAGTTGCCGCCAACGCGTCGACCAACGCCGCTCTATAGTAGTTATCAGAGAAATGATTCTTCGAGTTGTCATTGTACTTAAACAGATCAAGAAGAAACCTGACCACTTCCGGAGGACATATACCATGAATATTTCTTAAACCTgatgattataatattaatttagtcgggttaaaatgtaaaagagaGTATTGACAATATACCCATACAATAGCTAAAATCGTTTagcattcaattaaaaaatacatttttaccaGCCATAGCAACAGGTATAGTTTTCTGTAAGAAATAATGCTGCaaattgtcaaaattattCTGTTTGATGATGTGAGGTGCTGCGAATGAGCCAAACATTTTTCGGAATATGGTCAACATGGCCGGCGGACCTGCCCATGAGCTTATCATTGCATTCGCCACCTGAAATATACCAGAAAATGTAACACAAGAAAAAATGGGGTACAAAAATAAGCTCATAAAGTACTCAATGTGAACTTTATATTACTGTAATcacagacttattaaaaaatgtttgtaaatcaCATTTTCAGCCagtgaataatataatttctcaaTCCCATTGAACTCAATCATATAATAACATATATGATAGCCAGACGGATCAAACAAACTACTTAAGTCTAACTGGTGTTAGTGGTCAACCAATATGGTATTAATAAGGCTAGTggtaaactaattaaaatagaatattccGCAGCAATTGTGTTTGCAATCAAACTTGGATAAGCGAAAACGAAAGTCCAGTACCGGCGGACGACCTCTATACGCGAGAATTTCGGGTTAGAGAAAACaccctctataagcgagaaaatcgTGGACCCTTGAACTCTCGGTTATCCATGTTCAGGCGTGTATAATTTGATGGTTAAGCAACATACCTTGGTCAAGCAATGTGCAGCTCTACACCTTATCTTGTAGTATGTCTGTTCGTTCTCTATTGTATCGGTGAGTGCTTTCCGTGTGACGGGCTCAGGGAAGGCGTGCAATGCGTCGATAGCCTCGCTCTGAGCGGTGACGTCACGCTCGTGACGTAACTGATACTGCCACTGGTAGTCAGGCTGAGAGATCACCGTTGACCTCAAGAGAGACATCTCAGGATCCAAACGGATCCAAAGTACTGGTGAGTCACTGAAAAGAAgtgtttttttgttctttactTTGTTTACATAGTATTGTTGGGTTAGTTTAGACCcagaataagaaaaatattatattcgtaAATGTGatgtgttattaatttaaaaataaataattttaaaaaatcactttttgataacttttattatcatcttgttaagtaaaaagtaaaaaaaagacaaatgaTATGCAAAATTTGATGACAAACATTGGGACAGgtagaactaaaaaaaaacttgtaaaaaaaacttactccATAGCCGAGAGATCCATATCCACTTCCTCTCCTGTACACAGAGgtatcttcttcttcttgttcCTTCTACTCTTACTATGGCATGTTATATCTGCCTTCACAACTGTGTTCTCAATCTGAAGAGTATGCTTAAATGTGCCGTCCAATTCTTGAAGTTGAACCAGTAAAGGTCCCACATACTTTCTTATACCACGCTCATGTACACTGTCTTGTCGTATTTCTAGTTCAATTgtatttctgtttaaaaaaacaaaatgacaatTATCGTCTACCAGCATCTGTGTCTCCTATCCTATTGTGTGTCCTAGGATTCCTATCCTATTGCTTACCAAGACACAGTATCCTACCTTACATCTCTGTCAGATATTCATATCTAAATTCACTCTTAAGCATTTCGTCTTAAATAATTCTacactaatattgtaaaaaatattgatttgtaattttgtatggTATGTGATATGTGTAAACTCAAAAACTGGACTAGGTGacataaactatatttaattttgtaaaaaaagcaAGAAAAGAAGGCtacatgaatataaaaaagtttttggtcatatttcttactaatattataaatgcgaatgtttggatggatgtttgtttataggtatctctgaaacggctcaaaagatcttgatgatatttggtatacataggctactaactatgtttttttttaaattccgtgcggacagagtcgcgggcgatagttactttaagataaattcgaatatgtttcaatatttttgtatcatcATAAATGTTGAGACTTACCTCTTCCGATTGAACAAAGAAGTGAGTTGGAACTTAGCGTGACCACTGGTCCTGACCCACTGATCCACGAACACGGCCATGTCTTTACCCGTCACAGTAAATATAGCTTTAACGAACAGATTGGTAGATAATAAGAGGTGACCCCATAGACCACTACCAATCTTGGTGTTTGCAGCATTAGTGGCCAAAGAGAGCTGTTTGTTGAACACTTGGAGGAGGAGTTCTTGACCGATTCGCTGCTCCAACATACGTAGTACCAAATGTGATTTCTTTCGCATTAcctaagtgaaaaaaaaaaacaattttttattcccaatttttttttttgttatttttaactatactaAATTGATAGGACCACTAAGGTTACTCGTCAAATGTCTCATGACAGAATCTCAAATTCCAAAACAgtgaaaaagctagttttttaacaaaaatcaaaCTCATATAATTATCGTTGTTATCGAGTCTCTTGAAAAAGACATTTacatacgaaaaaaaattgtaatatcatggaatatgttaaaaattcttaCCTCAATATACCGTGGTGACATGGTATGGACGTTGCGAACAGGGAAATAGAAAACATCCTTTGGTTCCACACGAGCACCACTGGCAGGAGGCTGCCATGGGTCGAGGACAATCCCACCATATTGTTCTTCATAGCCCACAACCTGAACAACGCAATTCAGCTCAAAACATAAAGGTCATATATATTGGTTGTATAGTTAACTAGTTACATGCAAATACAACTgcaatcttacttatattataaatgcgaaagtttagatggatggatgtttatttgaaggaaTCTCTGAAATggcttaacagatcttgatgaaattttggcacagatgtagataataatctggaagaacacataggctaataataagtttttttttaaattccgcgtggacagcAAGTAcagtatacaataaattacgaTAAGATAAAGTTggctttttttaacaaaaatacctCTTGCAATTCCTGATGAATCCAATATCTGTATTCATTATTTCCAAAACACTTTTTGGAATACAAGCCACATAAATAATCAGGTATCCCTTTAGCAAGCCATAAGTCGGACCAATTTTGCATTGTTATGAAGCAACCGAAGAACTGTTCTGCAACTGCTTGTGCCATTGCCTTCCGGCTAATATATATTTGGTCAATAATAGCAATTGAATGGAGAAGATGTGTGCTAAGTATTGACATTGTTGTATATGCGCATGCATCATCTTCTGTCTGAAATTGAAGTTGGATTATCAAATAGCCTGCTGacaccaaaatatttattgaaaaaaaccttatataaagttttagcCCGAGTGGACACCAAACATGGTTATCTAAcacaacatttataaaacacaggaaaaatatcaaagttgCTGTGTGTTTGTTGTCAATGTTTCTGCCATAATCACCTACCTCATCTACAAACACTTGCTTGTAACATGGATAAGGATATCTAGTAGATAAAGTTTCTTCATAAAACTCAAAAGCTTCATGCAAATATCTGACAGTATTCTTAAGAATTTGCAATAAATGTGGTAGACAGTAATGTGTTACTTCATTCATGAATGGATCAACATATGTTTCAAAGGGcctggaaaaaaatattgaataataagTACGTATTTTATAcccaataatataaaatctaaaaaaacatgtttcatcaaaaattaatgaagagagaatcaattttaaattaaataatagtgtTTAAGTTAAGTATAATATGTAAAGAGTGTAtggtaactttaaaataaaaacatattaaaaaaaaacacagtatATTACCCTATAGCAAGTGCAATATTAGGAGCACATGCTGGTGTATTGACAATGTAATGGAATGTCTTTCGTCTGTGGTCCGGTGTGTACACCACATCTAAGAGCTCGCCACAAGACACCGCAGTCAAACATTCATCTACAGTGAACTCCAGTTTCCATGTACAAGGCTCAGCAAAACTGTCAACGCAGGGAAACCAAAGCCGAGCAGAGTGACCATATGTAAACATATGTGCCGATTTCTACAAAAGAAGAATTATGCGTTACACTGAGGGTAGAGCAACTAACTATATATATACTGTGTCCACCCATTACATAATAAGAAATACAGACTTATAtacccttttgtttttttaataaaatttaatcatcatctgctcactatacgtccccaccaagGGGCTCGGTGCCTACttcaagttaggggtgattaggccatagtcaaccacgctggcccagtgcgggttggttgactacgcaaatatcattgaatttcttctcagatatatgcaggttgcgtcacgatattttccttcaccgtatgaacgtcggataaatgtacatacgtaaatcgaaaaacacatggTACCTGGCtggattcaaacccaggacctgcagattgcaagtcaagtgcttcaCTCCTGAGGCACCAACGATCTTTATAGTTAATaacatatagatatagaaagtTTAATATCactgaataattattttacctcAGTTAATGTTCCTTCCCCTTCAGGTACAACAAAATGCAGACCACCCTGTGGTGATTCTAATGAGAATTCAATGCCAATTCTCAATCCTCTACCTTCCCCAACTAAATGTGCTGCATCATCAGGAACTTGGATATGTAACTCTCCTGAATTATGATCAGGATCAACTTTCTGTGCAGCTGATAGATGATATCGTGAAAAAGTCTCCAATGACCTcctgtaataatattacaagctgattgtcttatttatatattattagttgtcgcccgccactccgtccgcgcgcattaaaaaaaacttaattagtagccaatgtgttcttccagactatgttctacatctatgccaaatttcatcaaaatctgttaagccgttctggagataccttcaaacaaacatccatccatccatctaaacatttgcaattataatatttgtatgaagtaggatgataataaaaaagctcTTAAAATTCTCAACATTATCAGCATCTAGCAGTCAGCTTTActgttgaataaataaataaaaacttacgtATTGGGATCTGCTTGACATATATCCAGAAATGGGTCACAGTACTGAAAATTGGCTTCATATTGATCATTTAAACACACTCTGTAAATTCGGCACTGCTTTGCGTTCAAACgaataaatctcaaattatctTTCAAGGGTACTATTGTTAACTCGACGAAACCCTAAAAGATACATTAGGTAAGGTATTAAGTTTACAAGACCGAGTATCAAATAAGAAccatatcaaattaaaacttacaatTATACTTCGTCTTTCAAAACTGATGCCAGTTAAGCTCAAAATTTGATGGGCTGTAAAATAAGATACAATTATAAGCATTGGTTCCGATAAATGGAATGTATAGGAGTTTAGGAGTATTAAAGAATACTTATAATTTGAAAGGGCGACAATTATCGCCTGTCCGttctttcttcatttttaaattatttcatatactTAGAATTATagcattttaaaagatttaaatgtttagttGGTAATgctattaacatttaaaacaagttacaaatgttatttggttatttttatttctacttcGATGACATtgattattgttaaatgtCAACTGAACTGACATGAGACTGACAAAAGAAATTTTCTGTTTTACGCATACGttcttcttctttatttttggCTTTGGCACTAGGCATACGTTATTAGATTGTTTTGAAATCcctaaaacaacaacaaaacaattcCGGCACGTAACTCAGAGGGGTAAGCATAGATGATAGTCTTCCTTTTGTCCTGACTTGTAATTGTAtcaaattataagaaaaaaactttgattTCTGAACTCATCTTGGTACAAAAATTATCTTTGGGCTCTGTGGCGACAATCTGTCAAAATACGAAAGGAATGAAAGAAGTAGAACTTAAGATtgtgattaaaatttattgctttaCGAAGATTGTATcctaataattttcattcagtGTAtgagttacattatttaagtattttaaaacagttttcatgtttgtttttaacttaagTTGTCAAAATGGGGGACTTGCCTTATTTGACTTGTTTggttttgtacatattttcttttcaaattatagCTACTAATTCTCGCACCTCTAATATTTGGAAATTGGATGTTGATGAAGGACAAATCATTGACGGCAGTAAGTTGCCGCAGGTtagtaaaaattcaaaatattgcGTTTTATATAACTTGTTTTTACCATGTGTACGAAATTCATTGCTGTACATTTGACCCTTTTTAGACTTGGTTACTTAAGTAGTTAGCCTTGGTTTCTTAAGAAATCTTACTTcaagtaagttttaaaaaattaacaatatattttgtttttacatgggtgcaaatttatttacataacatacaCAATTAAACAAATTCCTAAATTTTAGGATGAGACAGACAAATCTAAAATATCAGAAGAAGAtgctgtttttaatataattacatcCACTGTGTATTATGGAAATACTTGGACTAAGCATGGCTTTGACATGTTCTGCACAGACTGCCAAGTGTTTGACCAGCaaaggtaaaaatataattttattgactttgcaatacttatttaaaaaaaaaaataagatctTTGATCACatacaataaatgttaatgaaatgataataaaaaattatctgctaaagataataaatattattgttgtattgtctataacataataaacatttttaatctgaTTAAGGCAGATTTAAGTATTACaactcaaaaataaaaaatcctaaACATAACAAGTGGTCAATTTCTCCTCTTACATCTTTGCTTAGAGCAATTATAAGTAGATAATAAGATTTTGTGGGTAATATCAGAATTAcccatttttataatgtgatAGAATAACCTTATTTTAGTCATCACAGTGTTTATGCCATATACTAACAGaattcaaagtaaatataagaatatgaaaataacaaataacaaacaatacaattatataatactaatgagtctatataaaatacacagaatacatataaatgtgTGATACATTGAAAGATTTAcacattttcttgtttttttaggAATGCAATGGATAATGTTGAAGAAACACCTTCAACAGAAAGCAATGGGGACACAGATGAAGAATATTTGGACTGTGGAAAAGCTGTTAACTTCACATATTATGATAATTTGGTTGGGGTTGCAAGACGGCATAGACATCCTAATGTTCCCGAACCACaggtaatgtaatttatattctttactAACTATCCCCAATGACTTCATCAGGTCTCGATTCAAAACACCTAGAGCCTTTGTGGAATTACCTTTTGGGTCAGTATTGCTATTTTCCTTACATAAGATATGTGTGgcccaattttttttaagatttcggaattattataatcattaaatttcatgatcaaaaaattttttttgtatgacaatattttctgtttgCAGAACTTGTTTCTTAATTATAGTTCAagaatttatgttattttcccaatgtcataatttattatgttttaattttataggtgGCTCTTATATTcacaaagaaaaagttatacaaaaatgGTATATCAGAGCTAGATATAAATGCTTTAGAGAGACGTTTGAAAaaagcgaaaagagaaaaaccaAAGTCTGTTCAACTTTATAACCAGATTGGCAACTTCTGGAGAATTAAAGGCGACACTCGACAATCTATAGAGTGTTTCCGACGTGCGCTTGCAGTCTCGCCTTATAATGCAGAGGTAAATACTCGAAGTCAACACTACTTTATTACTTAGAAGACATGTAAAgttatagaatttattttgtttctcaCTTGGGATTGACTGTCATAAAGCAAGCTGTTagcatatcttactaatgtgaatgtttagatggatggatgtttatttgaatgtatatccggaatggctcaacagatcttgatgaaatttggcacagatgtagaaaatagtctggaaaaaaacataggctgtttattaagttttttttcaatgccgTGCAGACGGAGgaatcgcgggcaacagctagtataagtTAGCATGACGGATAAGATTTCGATTTCCAATTGATTTGACTTAAATTTTGAAACCGATGATGTTCTTCAAAGTAATGTTATCCTAGGTGTTGCTGAACCTAGCAAGGGTCCTGTTCACGCTGCAGTACCTCGACGACGCCATCTACCTGACGAGGCGTTCGCTCGAGGTGCAGCCTCCGGACCGCAGCGCTTGGCAGCAGTACTTCACACTCGGAGAGATATTCAAAGCATATGGACATTATCAAGTGAGTACAAGTTGTTGCAGCACTAACGTTTAGGTGAAACCATAGATCTATATTACTTAAACCATAGAGAGgatagtaaattatttctatcaataagattagaaataattatttgaatatttctatGCAGGTGTCGGCAGCATTTACAAACATGCACCAATGTCGTATGAATTTTCTTCAATTAAATGAGATTTCTCTAtcatatttctttattgtatGTGTAATTCAGGAGGCAGCTCTACACTTGAAGCACACGCTGGACCTGCGGCCGGACTTTGAGCCGGCGCTGGCAGCGCTCAAAGACATCGAGAACATCCCGGAGGCATCTGTACACGTCTACACACTACTCATCATCGTTTGTCTGGTAACTATGTCCATTCTATAACAATTTATCAGAGTATGttctcacaattttttttatgtcggAGTTTGTTGAATTATTTGATGTGATATGTCGATTGACctatttaatgaatttgtttACTGTTAAAGTTTGaagcaataattaaatattaagtctATAGAGTACTCGATGCTGCTATGTAATTCAttgcataatttattataagacACATTTAAAGGTTATTATCGAATACTTTATCAAAGTAAATGACCTTGTTTTTGTGATAAACCATGTGttgaaataatctttaaaggtagtttataatattatgatgtTTTAAAGGTTGTATATCTTTTAAGGTTAACAACCTACTTTTCTATCATTGTCATCGTGATGTCTCGCTGTTTCATACTAAGTTCTACGGAATAGACTTACTTCCCATGGATGATTTGGATATCTATGGCAGTTTAATAGaccaaatactttttttttaaattaaaacaaacgtcATCTACAGACTTAGTCCTTACTCATTTTTGCACATATTTCTTATGTCAACTTATAATagtaccttctaacaaacatccatccattcagctaaacattcgcatttacaatattagtaagttattGCTGTTTCTTGCAGGTGATGGGAGTGTTACTCGTGATCCTGTCGTCGGTAGATAACGGTGTGGAGGTGGAGGAGCACAAGACTCAGCGGCACTTCAACAGAGCGATGGCGATGCGCTCGCTGCGAGGTGTGGCCATGTCAGGCTCTCGCGGCAGGAAGAAAGGCGGATCGTAAGACTACATCATATTACTGACACCTTCGGACCTGAGTTTCTAATCGAAAAATAtgcttgttttaaattttttttttaaatatggttgttttttattttcaacgacattaaGTTAATTCGATATGAATGTTTTGCGTTTGATGATTGTTTTAAAgattggttttaaaatttaaaatggaaatgttataattattacttgcgatacattttttttttctatgtttaatgTACCGTCACCTGTTTCGCTACTAAACGTAGTTAACATCGCAATGCACTGGctacttaaatatttgtgtattCTCTGGAAGAgtactttatgaaatttaagaataaaaaattaacaatattatttccgtcgccatattgttttaaaatgttacctgTAAAGCTTCCGCAATCATTGGTCCTTCGAACCGGATTGAATCTTttaaccaaaatatttatattttgtgactTTCTCTATAACTAAATAAGGAGTGtgaatgattttaattttgttcaaatttctttaataaatgtatgttacaataacataatctaaattataaaaaagcacttgttttaaaaagcaatattttcttatttaagtaTTGATTAAgacttttactatttttttagtaaagttgATAATATTTGTGAAGACTATAAACTCAGGCTCGAAATCGAAATAGAAACAGTCTATCACGTTCTTTGTGCGTTGTGAAAAACTTAAACATGTACTTTAGATAACCAGGTGTGACTCGAACCCATACATTATAGTACTgttctgttaaaaaaaaatactatttagaAATGCTCTTCTTGCGTAAAAATTCTTTGATAAATTCCtttgaaataatgttatttatttgtaatattcaaGATGCTTACGACACTAGATTACAGATTATGattattgcttttaatttcacaatctttaaagttacatttaacAGAACAGTACAGTTTTTTTGCCACTATTCATTGTAACTGTGAAGTACGAAATATGCCcattaacttaaaattgtgaaataattcCACTGTTTCGTGTATACGTTCATCTTTCATATCCCATTTAAAGGCgcacaacatttttaaatatgcagAAACAAAGATCCGTGGTAACTATAACCAACAGAGGCTACAAATAAACTgtttttctttgaatattctgaattattttgtcatgtttgattttattatctgctttgtaatgttttatcaTTTGACAACAATATtcggattatttttttaaaacagattaaaaataataaaatagctgcttaaagttaaattaacaattttctaTCTAACCTCAAAACGGAACTTTTCCGTCTCGTTGATTACTTTGTAAGGTAATGGTCATGTTTTCAGAACGCTTTTGATAAgcaataacattttgaaaatactaTTCCTAGCTTTTTTGTATTCGAATAATTAGGCTCGTATTCGTCCCCAATTCTCAATTATTACGTAGCCATTTTTACTAACATCAATTTATTCGATGTTTATGAAACTACGacaaatttgaaatgtaaattgttGGCACTTGATGgtgaaatcattaaaaatcagTATatcgataatgattttaactATATCGATAAATAATATCGTTTTATCGCAGtcaatgatttatattttcacaaaaataagaGGAATTCACCAAAGTGTAGAAAGACAAGTAGGAATGAttgatgttacaaaaatatcgaTGTTTTTATATGTCAAGTATATTTGAAAgacaacaaaattaacttattttaatgaaaaaagacAAACATAACTACAATCGAAACTAGAAATGAGATCTAAGGTactgcgatatttttctcacttatagaggtttctcgcttattcagtttgactttattaataaaaatctacaatTACATTGTagactttataattattccaCGTCGATGTTACTTTGACATCGCAATATTATTGACATCGATATTTTTATCGATTGACATCGGTCATCCCTATGTCAGCCGGATCGCGTGAACCATGAGAGTGTAACTTGTGCAAACTAGTCATTCAGTTAGACAAGAGCGCGGGGCGCGGTGTGTATCGTTAGTAGTGC is part of the Papilio machaon chromosome 4, ilPapMach1.1, whole genome shotgun sequence genome and encodes:
- the LOC106718385 gene encoding uncharacterized protein LOC106718385 — its product is MGDLPYLTCLVLYIFSFQIIATNSRTSNIWKLDVDEGQIIDGSKLPQDETDKSKISEEDAVFNIITSTVYYGNTWTKHGFDMFCTDCQVFDQQRNAMDNVEETPSTESNGDTDEEYLDCGKAVNFTYYDNLVGVARRHRHPNVPEPQVALIFTKKKLYKNGISELDINALERRLKKAKREKPKSVQLYNQIGNFWRIKGDTRQSIECFRRALAVSPYNAEVLLNLARVLFTLQYLDDAIYLTRRSLEVQPPDRSAWQQYFTLGEIFKAYGHYQEAALHLKHTLDLRPDFEPALAALKDIENIPEASVHVYTLLIIVCLVMGVLLVILSSVDNGVEVEEHKTQRHFNRAMAMRSLRGVAMSGSRGRKKGGS
- the LOC106718386 gene encoding transcription initiation factor TFIID subunit 2 — encoded protein: MKKERTGDNCRPFKLAHQILSLTGISFERRSIIGFVELTIVPLKDNLRFIRLNAKQCRIYRVCLNDQYEANFQYCDPFLDICQADPNTRSLETFSRYHLSAAQKVDPDHNSGELHIQVPDDAAHLVGEGRGLRIGIEFSLESPQGGLHFVVPEGEGTLTEKSAHMFTYGHSARLWFPCVDSFAEPCTWKLEFTVDECLTAVSCGELLDVVYTPDHRRKTFHYIVNTPACAPNIALAIGPFETYVDPFMNEVTHYCLPHLLQILKNTVRYLHEAFEFYEETLSTRYPYPCYKQVFVDETEDDACAYTTMSILSTHLLHSIAIIDQIYISRKAMAQAVAEQFFGCFITMQNWSDLWLAKGIPDYLCGLYSKKCFGNNEYRYWIHQELQEVVGYEEQYGGIVLDPWQPPASGARVEPKDVFYFPVRNVHTMSPRYIEVMRKKSHLVLRMLEQRIGQELLLQVFNKQLSLATNAANTKIGSGLWGHLLLSTNLFVKAIFTVTGKDMAVFVDQWVRTSGHAKFQLTSLFNRKRNTIELEIRQDSVHERGIRKYVGPLLVQLQELDGTFKHTLQIENTVVKADITCHSKSRRNKKKKIPLCTGEEVDMDLSAMDDSPVLWIRLDPEMSLLRSTVISQPDYQWQYQLRHERDVTAQSEAIDALHAFPEPVTRKALTDTIENEQTYYKIRCRAAHCLTKVANAMISSWAGPPAMLTIFRKMFGSFAAPHIIKQNNFDNLQHYFLQKTIPVAMAGLRNIHGICPPEVVRFLLDLFKYNDNSKNHFSDNYYRAALVDALAATITPVISVLQPGAPITADSLSADTKLVLEEITRMLNLEKVLPCYKNTVTVSCLRAIRRLQQCGHLPSIPTVFRAYAQYGQYIDVRLAAFECLVDFVRVDGRAEDLASLLTAVESDPEPGVRHGLARLLVTMPPFERAQRHRLDTEAVVHRLWNNINCQLSNDARLRCDLVDLYYTLYGLKRPVCVPLVEIQAMMKQMHHKERERLEREKDRERERERERERMRELEAKPVIKQEIITEDNIKMEMDVDGAVPMSIDSKPAVPLRDDVLPVPLSSIKEEDDKVDVVSVLDIPLRNYNEENKREFISDNAVPLPGIPGSSGPVGFEPGMFKRDKDHHDLATPKAKKKKKEKKKHKHKHKHKHSSKDKSSKDKDKLLLPRPPSTTEHLKIKEETRETLSSFSSSQSPSEDPSSMPSNMSF